A single genomic interval of Antechinus flavipes isolate AdamAnt ecotype Samford, QLD, Australia chromosome 1, AdamAnt_v2, whole genome shotgun sequence harbors:
- the FBXL16 gene encoding F-box/LRR-repeat protein 16 — MSNQSDGNTKPPCLPRNGLVKLASQPNGLSSASITKGTPAVKNRLCQLPPVPALTSPAFPVPPERPLPSLASPLSLAALAGGPCPSSEPLAAGLSSGENPGQAPASPTERQPLAVDEKILNGLFCYFSACEKCVLAQVCKAWRRVLYQPKFWVGLTPVLHAKELYNVLPGGEKEFVNLQGFATRGFDGFCLVGVSDLDICEFIDNYSLSKKGVKSMSLKRSTITDAGLEVMLEQMQGVVRLELSGCNDFTEAGLWSSLNARITSLSVSDCINVADDAIAAISQLLPNLAELSLQAYHVTDTALAYFTAKQGYTTHTLRLHSCWEITNHGVVNMVHSLPNLTSLSLSGCSKVTDDGVELVAENLRKLRSLDLSWCPRITDMALEYIACDLHKLEELVLDRCVRITDTGLSYLSTMSSLRSLYLRWCCQVQDFGLKHLLAMRSLRLLSLAGCPLLTTTGLSGLVQLQELEELELTNCPGATPELFKYFSQHLPRCLVIE, encoded by the exons ATGTCGAACCAGAGCGACGGCAACACCAAGCCCCCATGCTTGCCCCGCAATGGCCTGGTAAAGCTCGCCAGCCAGCCCAACGGCCTCAGCTCTGCCAGCATCACCAAAGGGACTCCGGCCGTGAAGAACCGCCTCTGCCAGCTGCCCCCTGTGCCTGCCCTCACCAGCCCGGCCTTCCCAGTGCCCCCCGAACGACCCCTGCCCAGCCTGGCGTCCCCCCTCTCCTTGGCTGCCTTGGCAGGGGGGCCGTGCCCCTCCTCCGAGCCCCTTGCAGCTGGACTATCCTCTGGTGAGAACCCGGGCCAGGCTCCTGCATCCCCCACAGAGAGGCAGCCCTTGGCGGTGGATGAGAAGATCCTCAATGGCCTCTTCTGCTACTTCTCAGCCTGCGAGAAGTGTGTGCTGGCCCAGGTGTGCAAAGCCTGGCGGAGGGTGCTCTACCAGCCCAAGTTCTGGGTGGGCCTCACCCCGGTCCTGCACGCCAAGGAGCTGTACAACGTGCTCCCTGGCGGGGAGAAGGAGTTTGTGAACTTGCAGGGCTTCGCCACGAGGGGCTTTGATGGCTTCTGCCTTGTGGGCGTCTCGGACCTGGACATTTGTGAATTCATTGACAACTACTCCCTGTCAAAGAAAGGTGTCAAGTCCATGAGCCTCAAGCGGTCTACTATCACCGACGCTGGCCTGGAG gtcaTGCTGGAGCAGATGCAAGGGGTGGTTCGCCTGGAGCTGTCCGGTTGCAATGACTTCACCGAGGCCGGCCTGTGGTCCAGCCTCAACGCCCGAATCACTTCGCTGAGCGTCAGCGACTGCATCAACGTGGCCGACGACGCCATCGCCGCCATTTCGCAGCTGCTGCCCAACCTGGCCGAGCTGAGCCTGCAAGCGTACCACGTGACGGACACGGCCCTGGCCTACTTCACGGCCAAGCAGGGCTACACCACCCACACCCTGCGGCTGCACTCGTGCTGGGAGATCACCAACCACGGCGTGGTCAACATGGTGCACAGCCTGCCCAACCTGACCTCCCTCAGCCTCTCGGGCTGCTCCAAGGTGACGGACGACGGCGTGGAGCTCGTGGCCGAGAACCTGCGCAAGCTCCGCAGCCTCGACCTGTCCTGGTGCCCCCGCATCACCGACATGGCGCTGGAGTACATCGCTTGTGACCTGCACAAACTGGAGGAGCTGGTGCTCGACAG GTGTGTCCGAATCACAGACACTGGGCTCAGCTACCTGTCCACCATGTCTTCACTCCGAAGCCTCTACCTACGATGGTGCTGTCAG GTGCAGGACTTTGGGCTGAAACACCTCTTGGCCATGAGGAGTTTGCGCCTCCTCTCTCTCGCAG GCTGTCCCCTGCTGACCACCACGGGGCTCTCTGGCCTGGTGCAGTTGCAGGAACTGGAAGAACTGGAACTGACCAACTGCCCTGGAGCCACCCCTGAGCTCTTCAAGTATTTCTCCCAGCACCTCCCCCGATGTCTGGTCATAGAGTAG